DNA from Bacteroidota bacterium:
CAAGATTATCTTTATGTTTTTCTGCTTTTTCTTTTAAGTCTTCTACATCTATATCTCCCTTTTCAGTTGTTTTTACAACAACTACATCCATACCGGCCATTACTGCCGAGGCAGGGTTGGTACCGTGTGCTGATGCAGGTATTAGAGCTATATTTCTGTGTTCTTCTCCAATCGACTTAAAGTACTCACGAATTACCATCAATCCGGCATATTCGCCTTGTGCTCCAGAGTTTGGTTGCAATGTAGTAGCTGCAAATCCGGTAATTTCACTTAGATAATTTTCAAGTTTTCTGAAAAGTTCGTGGTATCCTGAAGCTTGATTTCTGGGAACAAATGGATGAATATTTCCCCATGACGGCCATGATAACGGAAGCATTTCAGTAGCAGCATTAAGTTTCATAGTACATGATCCAAGAGGAATCATAGAGTGGTTTAATGCCAGATCTTTACGCTCGAGTTTCTTGATATATCTCATCATATCAGTTTCAGAGTGATATGAGTTGAATACCTCATGTGTCATGAATTCTGAAGTACGAATAAGACTCTCGGGAATTTTTACTCCACTGGCATCTGTTGTGTATACCTGAGCACATTCAACATGTTTTGCTTCTGCAAGTACATCAAGTATTTCATTTACATCAGATAATGAAGTTGTTTCGTTTAATGATATGCCAATTTTGGTATCATCAATATACAGGAAGTTTATCTTTTTCTGTTCTGCTAAACGTTTAACAGGTTCACTTGACTCCCCGCTTGGGTGCATTTCTTCGCCTAAATCAATAACTAAAGTGTCGAAGTAATACTTGTTAAGTTGTTTGAAGCCTAATCTTTCAATGCCTTTTTCAAGTGTCTTGGCTAAGTCGTGAATTGTATTGGCAATGAATTTAAGACCTTCAGGTCCGTGATATACCCCGTACATCCCCGACATTACTGCAAGCAGTACCTGAGCTGTACAAATATTAGAAGTAGCTTTTTCTCTTTTAATGTGCTGCTCTCTGGTTTGTAAAGCCATACGCAAAGCATGGTTTCCGTCAGCATCTTTCGATATTCCTATGATACGTCCGGGAATATGTCTTTTATATTCTTCTTTAGTTGCAAAATATCCTGCGTGAGGTCCTCCGTAACCTAATGGTAACCCAAACCTTTGGCTTGATCCTACAACCACATCAGCTCCCCATTCTGCTGGAGGTGTTAGTATAGAAAGTGATAATAAGTCGGCTGCAACGGCAACTTTTATTTCACTTTCTGATGCTTTGTTTACAAAGTCGGAATATTCATAAATTTCTCCGTTTTTTGCAGGATACTGTAGAATGGCACCGAAGAAATCCTCTGTTAACTCAACTGTTTCGTGATTACCAAATACAAGTTCTATTCCAAGTGGGGTAGAACGTGTTTTTAATACATCAATTGTTTGTGGTAATACTTCTTTTGAAACAAAAAATTTATTGGCTCCGGCCTTTTTCTTTGCCCTTGAACGGGAGCTTAGAAGCATTCCCATTGCTTCGGCAGCAGCAGTACCTTCATCTAATAAAGAAGAATTGGAAATTTCCATTCCTGTAAGGTCCGAAACCATAGTCTGGAAATTAAGTAATGCTTCCAGTCTTCCTTGTGCAATTTCGGCCTGATATGGGGTGTAAGCCGTATACCATCCCGGATTTTCGAATATATTTCGTTGAATAACACCGGGTAAAACCGATGCGTTATATCCTAAACCGATATATGTTTTGAATATTTGATTCTTTCCGGCCAGACTTTTGATGTGAGTCATGTATTCAACTTCCGATAAAGGCTCGGGTAAGTTGAGTTTTTTTGGAAGAAGAATATCATCAGGAATAGTTTCATAAATAAGGTCGTCCATTGAATTAACGCCTATTGATTCTAACATTTTTGTCACATCTTCGTTCATTGCCCCAATGTGACGGTATAGAAATTTTTCAGTTCTCATTACGTAAAGTTGTGTTATAATAATAAACTATAATTTATATGGTGCGAATTTAGTGAAATAAAAACTAAAATCAGCAATATTTGACAAAGTGTAATTACTTGTTTTTTACTTTTTTTATCCGGCTTTTGTATTTTATAAGTATGTGATTTCCTTGAGATTATTCTTTATATCTTTGCCGACTCTTATGGTAAATAGAATTAGATCGGTAATAGAAGATAGTAGTTTGTTTGTTGCACTCGGTGTTTGGAGCTTAGTGAAGCTTACCGGAGTGCTTCATTCAGTAGATGTTGATAATTTTTCCATCTTTTCATTCTTCTCGACTCTATTGGT
Protein-coding regions in this window:
- the gcvP gene encoding aminomethyl-transferring glycine dehydrogenase, giving the protein MRTEKFLYRHIGAMNEDVTKMLESIGVNSMDDLIYETIPDDILLPKKLNLPEPLSEVEYMTHIKSLAGKNQIFKTYIGLGYNASVLPGVIQRNIFENPGWYTAYTPYQAEIAQGRLEALLNFQTMVSDLTGMEISNSSLLDEGTAAAEAMGMLLSSRSRAKKKAGANKFFVSKEVLPQTIDVLKTRSTPLGIELVFGNHETVELTEDFFGAILQYPAKNGEIYEYSDFVNKASESEIKVAVAADLLSLSILTPPAEWGADVVVGSSQRFGLPLGYGGPHAGYFATKEEYKRHIPGRIIGISKDADGNHALRMALQTREQHIKREKATSNICTAQVLLAVMSGMYGVYHGPEGLKFIANTIHDLAKTLEKGIERLGFKQLNKYYFDTLVIDLGEEMHPSGESSEPVKRLAEQKKINFLYIDDTKIGISLNETTSLSDVNEILDVLAEAKHVECAQVYTTDASGVKIPESLIRTSEFMTHEVFNSYHSETDMMRYIKKLERKDLALNHSMIPLGSCTMKLNAATEMLPLSWPSWGNIHPFVPRNQASGYHELFRKLENYLSEITGFAATTLQPNSGAQGEYAGLMVIREYFKSIGEEHRNIALIPASAHGTNPASAVMAGMDVVVVKTTEKGDIDVEDLKEKAEKHKDNLACLLVTYPSTHGVYEGPIKEITKTIHDFGGQVYMDGANMNAQVGVTSPGEIGADVCHLNLHKTFAIPHGGGGPGVGPIGVAKHLVQFLPSNPVVNTGGKNAITAISSAPWGSALVHSISYSYIRMLGEEGLTYSTKMAILNANYMKSELAKEFEILYTGNADRVAHEMIVDTRPFKEHGIEVTDIAKRLMDYGFHAPTVSFPVAGTLMVEPTESESKPELDRFIEAMVSIKKEILKIADGSCDKVNNPLKNSPHTLELITANEWDLPYTRQQAAYPLDWVAENKFWPAVRRVDDAYGDRNLVCACEPIESYMDDEDKPRLNFSVRG